The DNA segment CAGAACTTTCCACAAAGTACCTTTTTTCTCTATTTCTGTAGAAAACATCTACTGAACATCTACCAGTACACTGTTCTAAGGAACCAATTATGTGCTTTTTAATCTCCAAAGTAAAGAACCATATAGCCAACTCCAGAAGCCTGTATGTTTAAAACTATGTTTTAatttaacacactttaaaatgAAGGTTCTTCAATGGTTCTTATAAGCATTCAACCCATTTTACAATCGGTTTCTTATTTCCTGCTGTTAATAATGAACCTGAGTTGTTCAtgctacatgtttttttttttccttctctccaGATACTGGATCAGTTATTTGTGGACTGAGACGTTCCCTCTGCAACAGCACTTTGTTTTCAACTGTTTCCCCCAGGTTTCTGTTTATTTGCCTGGCTCCAGCTGAGCCTTGCCCTCTGGTGGCTTACAACACAATACGACAATTCAAAACAGCCAACGGTAATAACTCCAGGGTGGTACAGCAACTATGCAGCTTGAAATCCAAGTAGCACTCAACTTCGTCATTTCGTACTTGTACAATAAGCTGCCCCGGCGACGTGTCAACATTTTCGGTGAGGAGTTGGAACGACAGCTGAAACAGAAATATGAGGGACATTGGTACCCGGACAAGCCATACAAAGGGTCTGGATTCAGGTGTATACACGTCGGGGAGAAAGTGGACCCGGTTGTGGAGCAAGCAGCCAAAGAAAGCGGGTTGGACATTGAGGATGTCCGCAACAACCTGCCTCAGGACCTCAGTGTCTGGATAGATCCTTTCGAGGTGTCTTATCAGATCGGGGAGAAGGGACCTGTCAAGGTGCTCTATGTGGATGACAGTAATGACAACGGGCTGGAGTTGGACAAGGAGATCAAGAACAGTTTTAACCCCGAAGCCCAGGTCTTCATGCCAATTAGCGAACCCGTGGGCATGTCACCCACCTCCAGTTCCCCGTCCCCTCCTTTCGGCCAATCGGCAGCGGTTAGCCCCACTTTCATGCGCCGTTCCACGCAACATTTAACCTTCACCACTGCTTCATTCGCCGCCACCAAGTTCGGCTCCACTAAAATGAAAACCAATGGGCGGAACGCCAACAAGGTGGCCCGAACCTCCCCCACCAACCTGGGCCTGAATGTAAACAACCTTCTGAAGCAGAAAGCCATGTCTACATCAATGCATTCGCTCTACGGCGTCGGCTTGGCCGGGCAGCAGCAGAAACCCTCCGCCCTGTCTCCAAACGCCAAGGAGTTTGTGTTCCCCAACCTCCAGGGGCAGGGCAGCCCAAGTGCAATGTTCCCCGGTGAGACCTCACTGAGTCTCAGCCCTCTCCCGTACAATAATGCCTTCGATGTGTTTGCCGCCTACGGGGGCCTTAACGAGAAGTCCCTTGTGGACAGTCTGAATTTCAGCTTGAGCAGCATGCAGTATTCTAACCAGCAATTCCAGCCAGTGATGGCCAACTAATGACCAGAGATATGTGATGGGATGGTGTGGAACACCCATTTtgaaacccccccaaaaaaagagaggaaaaataaaatggaaaagcaACACTTCAAATGTAAAGTCCCAGTTAACGAGTCAAAAGCTTATGAGCCCAAGGGTGAACTACTGTGTTCCCTTAAGTGTTTTTGTCATTCTTTTTTATGATTAAGCTTGTTATGAGCAAGCTTGGTTATCTAAActcatactgtttttttttttagttgtttttgttttgccaaccaagcacaaaattatttttactgactgttttaagatatctttatgaagaaaaaaactaCAAATCAAGGCCTCTAATAGTATTCAAGAAATGGCTACATAGCCAATCTTCAATTGGCCTGAATGCTGAATGAGGGATTTCTTGGTCTTTTTTTCTAACTGTATAATTAATTTAGTAGAGAGTTTGTAAAAtatcagagtatatatatattgtttctatgACATTTTGCATTTATATCTTTTTACTACTCCAGTGATCTGTGATGGCTGCAGCagcttttgttatatttttttttttaatgaaattgtaAAATGAATCCATCTTTAAAAACATCAACTATTCTAAAGATTGTGTACGGAATATTCCATTGTGTTGggattatatacaaatatttgctttgggtaaaaaagagaggaaaaaaaagaaaaagagttgTATTTTCTGTTAAGAGTTCAAAGATTTTTGCTATACTATGGACAAAATGTAATCGTATATTAATTTTGTACCAACATTGTGCAATACTTGACAAAAACAAATAgtataaaaaagtatttggagTCAGTGTCTTACATGTAAAGAGGGACTGATAGTTTATTAAGTTTGtattaaaatgcttgaaattatacTCTGGTCttaattgttttattcaaatgttttacaTGTACACAACAATTGATTGGGTGCAAATCAGTTTGAATATCGGTGACCTGCTTCAAGGTTCTGAACATCTTTGCATTTATCAGTACTGGATTAGGCTTTGTAAAAGCCTTTTTTTGCAGGCGAATTTCGGTAAATGGATTTCCATAATTTATAAAAGTAACCTTTACTCAAAGCTGTCATATCggcatgtttacatttattcatttggcgtATGGTTATATTCAAAGTGAccgtgcattcaaggtatacatttaatGACCTTGAGCTGATATGCTTATACAAGCCGTCCCTTTTTTGAGATGAACATTAAATTTTTGCCATGTGATTTGTTTGGATTGCACATTTTGGGTTGTCAAAGTCTGACACCACTATTGAAAATGCCTCTATTTTGCATTACTTCCAAATTAAGTCTTAGATTTCTTCTGCGTCATAACATTAatcaattgtttttaaaaatggagaAATCTTAActctttttaaatgataaaatcccATCTTTTCAATGTGATCCCGGTGAAGTCTTTTGGATTCCTTGGGATGAGAAGAGTTTTGCAGCATCATTGTGGTTGTTATTGGTCCGTCCATGTTTGTCATGGTCTTTAAAACAGGTGCTGCTGGACTCCGAATTACCCAGTTTTTCTTATTCCAGTAAGCAACACGGATCTATATTTAGTGCTCTAATTTAAGTTGATTGAGCAAAGTGACTTGAGAGAATTCACAGATGTGTTAACCCACAGTCTCACTTTTCTGATATATTTTGTCTCCCCACTTCCCCTCATAATGCCTGTGTTTAATAGAGCGAGCTTTCTGCCTCTTACAGATAAATGGACTAACACCGCTGTGACATTCACTGTGAAAGAGATGGAAATCAGGACAAAACGCAGTATGTGGTTCTGcacttttattcatttgttcttgaaTATTGCTTTTAAAGGATAAGAATGTACCACTGGGTTCTGTtctcaaaaaatatgtttgtgtgtatcgTTTACTTCAAATGTGAGATTTGAAGTTCTTTGCCCTCCGCCTCAAACCCGACCATTGTACAAGAGTACAATGAGCTATCAAAAGAATTGTTTTATTTGGGTTTATATTTCAGCTCTTATATAGTGTATGGTCCCCCAACATACATGGGCAACTGAATATGATTTCACACTCAAAGCACTAAATgctaataatgataaataaaaaatgtaaaagtatatCTACCCTACTTTTCCGCAACTTTTAAGTTTGGATTCATTGCATTAAGCCAAGAGGTCAATCTGTGACGTTTAAATCCTCTATTAGTCAAAGATCTGTTATACAAATTTTCAAGACCATAATTAACCAAACTTTCCAACTTGGTTGACTTCTGCATGTCTCGTACATATTGCGGcatgtgaaatgaacactagaggcgctacagcaacaattactttaatttactttcacacaaatcacgagtaaatgATGAACTGATTTATCAGTACATAAACATTTTGCCCTTTTCCTCAAAAAAGATGCTATCTgatacttttactatagtgcatgacttgtaagccCATACAATTTAAAGTCGGCATTACATAATAAACTACATTTACACGCATTGAAATTGCGCGAGAGCTTAACCTCCAAGCTTTGCACTTGCGACGATTGGGGTACGAGTCCCGAAGAATAAACGAGTTGACACAGAAGTgtaatagaagcaccacaaaatggcaTGGTTACTTCAGGGATtgcgtttttcatgtcacatttgctttataTGACACTATCGATGAGGTTTAGGGCTgggagcagtgttgggtgtaatccaaatgacaaagtaattagttactgtaatttatAAAACGTTAGTCAAAAAGTAGTGCAATGCAtggcattttaaattcttgtaatcagattacagttactgactttcaattatcttaaaagtaattaagtacattatagggttatgcttatttcaaatatattatttatgaagaatacatgaattatggacCCATAACGAGTCATTGTCAAGgaaaatgtgaggtgctgagtgtatgacttgtgtgtaacaatgaacaaggaagaaataaAGACTTGTCCagttaagtaatctgattaaCATTTTAGAAGAAATATTTAGTAATTTgcagtggattactatttttatgtaatttcacCAACACTGGTAGAGAGGGAAGTTTTGTTGATATTAAACTTGATTTGAACTTGAACCTTTAAAACCTCATAATTTAGGGAGAAATTCAGGCTGGATCGTTCGAAATGTCTATGGAAATGGCTGCATTTCTGCTCTCTGTAGCTGATATGCATATGAAGTCTAGAGTGGCCATGCTTTGAGAGAGAGTGATACTGAACCAGGTCTCAggtctaaaataaaaacagtctTGATTCACATATACACGTCTCTCGTGTTCTCACCTGTGTGGCAGCGCCATTCCTTTTACCATAGAACAATATTAGCTCAGTCTGATAACCTCAAAACAGTCAAATAAAGAATGCCAGTGCCCATGCTTTACTTGTTTTGATTGTCTAAGTGGAGGTCAGGAAAATAAAGTCCTCTGAGGACGTCTTCATCTGCCATTGTCCTCGCACTGCTGTATGTGGGTGTTAAGCCTGGCAGCTTGCTTTCAGTGTAGCTTTGATCTTAGCCAGCTAAATGAGTCAGAGAATGAGTTGCAGTGCAAGGTGGCAGCAGGAGACGCGTTTACTCTTGCTGTTTATCACCGAACACTAGGGGAATGGTGCAGCAACAGATTGGGAGTACCTCAACCTCTGTCCTCAGATGAGGAGAGATGACATGTTGTGGATGATGAAACAGTGGGGGATGATGGGAAATATGAGTTCTGAACCACTGAGGGGGTTCACATACTGTAGAtattgtaaataatgaaaaaagtgTTTATAACAAAGATCAAAGGGAGCAGGTTTATAAAATCCAGCCAAATGTAAAGTTTCAAAAGtatcaccttcatgccatcccagatgtgtatgactttctttcttctgcagaacataaagagtttttagaggaatatctcagctctgtaggtccatgtaaTGCCAATGAATgatcaacattttgaagctccaaaaagctaataaaagcagcataaaagtaacccatacgactccagtggtataagccatgtcttcttaagcgatccaatcggtttagggtgagaacagacaaaaatataactaaatattcactataaatcttgatatcagcATCTCTTTGgtggtcatgatttcaagcttgattacactttcttactctgcacatgcatcaagcactaggacgtgtaatcgagcttgaaatcatgatcgtgccttgaTGTACAGTGGAAAAggggttatattttggtctgttctcaccctaaaCCAATTAGAACGCTTCAGAAGgcattgattaaaacactggagtcatttgaattacttttatgctgtctttgtgctttttggagcttcaaagttttgttcaccattctcatacattgtatggacctacagagctgagatattcttctaaacatctttgtttgtgatctgcagaagaaataaagtcatacacatctgggatggcatgagggtgcgtaaatgatgagataattttcatttatgggtgaaccattcctttaacagTTCTTCAGGAATCTTAGATGCTGCCCTTTTATGACAACCAAAGTGATCCATGCATGAAAAACAACActtgttagttaatataataaATGACTTATATTAGTGAATGTGTCCTCCCACAAGCTTTCTCCTTAATAATCTGTTCAAAATGCTTTGGCTAATTCAAACTAGCCTGATGGTTTAAGTAGTTAAGATGATAATATCATAATGCTATTcctccttttttttctctcctattTGATAGTGAGACTATGATAGTGACTGGTGTTGTTTGAAGACTAACACTTATGTGGTGCAGATGGGAGACATTCCCAGTGTCACGGGAATGTAATGCTAAACTGTTGGAACAGGCTTGCTGACACACTGTTTTAGTTTTTACTAAGGAACAAGGAATGGTGTTTGGATTTCACccccaatcctgaatatgtggcTACATCCTTGCTTCACCTGCACAGATTTTTCCATCACACTCTGCTGTTTTATTAAACAACCTCAttagggtgaccagatgtccATTTTTACAGATACTGTACCACATAAGACCTGCTCTgtgtgttctgtttatttttcttgtatACAGTATTTTCCTGTATTTCAGAACCGCAGATGTTTCTAATAAGTAAGGATACACGAGAGAGTTACACATGTTTCCACTGCAATAAAGGATATTATGAAAGTGGCCTTGATGCATACTTGATGTATCACCACTTTCATCTGTTGATttgtcataaataaaaatatgatgaCATATTAAAGGGAAAGTAAGGTTCAAAGGTCAAGTCTGCCCAAGGTGGTTTAGATGTAACATCACAGCCTGTTAACCATAGTTAACGTGAATCAAATggttaatattaaatattgtagcaaatatacactcactgagcactttattaggaacactatggccctaataaagtgcccgacgtggacTTCtcctgttgtagctcatccgcctcaaaattcgacttgttgtgcattctaagatgctaatCTACTCACTACAATAATAGTTACCTCAGTTACCGTCGCCTCTCTGTCAGCTCGAACtagtcttgccattctctgttgacctctctcatcaacaaggctgtgtactgccactcactggatgttttttgtttttggcagaatTCAGAGTAAATTTTAGTGACTGTTGTTTGTGAGAATCTCAGAAATACTcctctgacaccaacaatcatggtcgaaatcactgagatcaactttttcccccattctgatggttgaattGAAcgttatctgaagctcctgacccgtatttgaatgattttatgcgctgcactgctgccacacgattggctgattagacattTGCTTGAACAAGTagctgtacaggtgttcctaataaagtgttaagtGACTGTATATTTGATGAACTGATAAACCAAGAATACTATTGTCCTCTGGCCCTGTTTTAACTTGTGACatcttaaacattaaactaggAGACAAAACTCTACAGGAGCTGTATAATCATTAGTCATaccatatttaattattgtttgtttaatgtaattattaaCCCAGGTTTGAACTGAATTGCACAGATATTTGTGGAGTCTCTTTTATCATTTTTGGAATGTGCCATTTACTTTAGGTGGTTCTGTTTTATGATAAACTGAGGAGATAGCatgcaaaacaaacattaaacCAACAAAACATGTCATAACCCCAAGCGCTTCTATTATATTATTTAGCTGTGCTGATAATTTGTGGCTGGGCCTGAGCTGACTGAATGAACGTAGGAGGTTCTGCTCTTTTCTGCCTGTCGTGGGAAGTGTTGCATAACTGCGTGGATGCCACTTTCTTCAACAACATATTAGTGGGGAAAAGCTGGCATGCTTCCCAAATGCCATGGCAGGCAATGAGGCATGATTTGGGCTGATTTGGGGTTAGTTATgatcaccattaggccctgatCTGCAATAGTAATGGATTGTTATTTTCGCATATTTGGGGTTTGGTATCCATCATTAATTGGGTTACAGTATGCACCATAATTTGGGCTCATCTGGCAttagagatgttaggcagaatgttgccTCAGTCTCTTCATTTCACTTTCAATTCTTCTTTTTCTCCATAcagttacagagagagagagagaatgtggttTAGTGTCTCTGTGTCACTTTGCCTCATTACTATGTGCAACCAGAGTGTGTAAGTGTCAAAGTATGTTCagagtttctgtgtgtgtgtggccactGCGTGCAACAGAGTGTATCATTTAGTCAAGTGAAAAGGTTGCACGTTTGTGTGGTTGAAATCCCCATAAAATAAACTGCTACTGTGTGCAACTAATTTGTTGAATGTCTCTGAAGTATCCTAGATGTGCAATCTCCATATGTACTCTACAGTGGAGCTTGAAAAACATATCACATCTGCAATTTTATTCTCATTTAAATCTGGAAATTATTAACAAAAAAGTTTCAGGAATTCGAGAAATGTTAAGCAAGGAAATAATAGTTGTTAAAATATTCtgagaaataaatgtttttcaattaaacatttcactcaaattgttatgcggATAATATAATTTGCATTGTATTAAATTTGAAAAGCAGTTCCATTAGCGATCTCAGACTTCTGACCCCTTCTGTACGTAAAAATGTGTTTACTACCTTTGTTTGACTACATTTAGGATTGACTCAGTATGTAGTAGCTGTACAACCAAACTAAGCTTTTCATACCCATACGGGTTAGACTTTGAGGCAATGATGTATTTTTATTAGTAGCTGGTGTGATGTACTGGCTGCAGTCCATAGTTAGCTTCTGTCGACGTCAGCAGTTTTAGCAAGGGAGGGTGTAAACACAGGCTGCTATCAGTGAGATGGATAGAGAAACAGCCAAACCACAACACTAGACCCACATTTACAACTAGAGCACTCTCTAGCCCTCAAGAGAGCTGCTGTAGGCTTAATTATGAAGGCTGGTAGAACTTGTTCATTGTACAGGTGGGAGATACATTATTTCAAGCCGTTAGGTTATGTAAAACCCGAATAATATGTGTGAAAAGAACTGGTTCATGCTGAAGCAGGGGTTTGTGAGCCAACgatgataataataaaccaaGATCAAATCTTTTTGACTCTCGAAGTAGTCTAGTTGAGCATTCTGAACCCTGCTCTAAAAGCTAGCTAAAACCGGGTTTCATGGTAGCTGGTTTGGAACGCACTctagctggtccaaactggtcatTTATGGTCATTAACTGGTCCATGCTGGTTGAGATGAATGATCAGTTGGACTACCCATTGGTGGACCTGGTTTTGACCCGGAAGACCATCTTGGTTAAGTTGGATCCAACTGGTAGACCACGTTGAATTAGCAACAAACCAGGCACCATGTTCTCAGCATGTTCCAGCTAATGTTCAGAGGATATTTCACATGTCATTTATGTCCATTAGTTGGTCCAAACTGGTCCAAGCTGATCTAGATGATCGATTGATCAGTTGGTCTACCAGTGGACCTGGTTTCGACCTGGTAGACCACCTTGGTATAGTTTGATTTTGGCAGACCAGCTGTGCACTAGTAATAAACCTCACAGAAGAAAAATGTTAATCTCAATTGATTTATTTGAGCATCCAATCAGATATCAGACGATTCTTCTAGAACCCGTAGTAGATATACAAACAATTTTATCGTTCTGTCTTTCTTATGGGCTGCTACCGGCTTCAGATAGCGTTCCAACATTATTTCACGTGTTCATGTGATTCACAAGTTTGTTTGAGTAATATGAAGCATATGCAAAAGAGATTTGACTATAGCTCAAACATAATTATTGAGAAAAAAGAGGAAGTTGGGTACACCTATATTTGCTGTGATGGGTTGGATTATACAAACATGCTCAGCTTGAACGTTCATAGGGAACTCCATTAAAGTATAGTAGTGTGATTCATTCCTGTTGCTCAGTAGTCCACCATTGTGTGTCATTTTGCCCAGAGCTACAAACAACCCCTCTCTTAATAAGGTCATCTATAACCTCCATTGCCCATGTCCAACTCAGGCCTTGACCCAGCCAGACAGTCCATTTCCTAAGATAGAAACACACAAATCATACCTTTTGTCAGCTGTCAAATACAGACTATGAGTATAAATAGCTACAGAATCTCATCTCTTAACTCTGCTGTAGCCAAAGACATGTCAGAGTGCCGCAAATCACAGTCGTGTCCTCCTACAAACCCTGCTCTCATGACCACTCtttccatctgtgtgtgtttgtgggtgtatCCGTATATGTATATACCAATTATTGTGTAAATGGACCCAATCTATTAAATGGAATAATGAATTTACACATAAATTTGTTCTTCTCGTGTTTGATGAATAAGGCCCATAATGTGTATCTTTAaatacacattgtcatatcaacaaCCATCCAGTAATTACTTTGATTTAAGTCTCACAAGTTTTAAGTACACGTAAAAATTCTGCTTCTTTTCGAGGTGGACATGATGAAATAAATTACTTACAGttgagtaatttttttattcactAAAAAACTCTTTTGACTAATTATGAAGGAAgcgctgtatgtttcgtgctgttgattcaaaagaaccaactcataagagtcatttgttcaggaatcggactacactgctcgcactgtatgtttcgtgctgttgattcaaaagaaccaactcataagagtcatttgttcaggaatcggactacactgctcgcactgtatgttttgcgctgtTGATTttaaagaaccagctcataagagtcatttgttcaggaatcggactacactgctcgcactgtatgtttcgtgctgttgattcaaaagaaccaactcataagagtcctttgttcaggaattggactacactgctcgcactgtatgttttgcgctgttgattcaaaagaaccaactcataagagtcatttgttcaggaatcggactacactgcttgcactgtatgttttgcgctgttgattcaaaagaaccagctcataagagtcatttgttcaggaatcggactacactgctcgcactgtatgtttcgtgctgttgATTctaaagaaccagctcataagagtcatttgttcaggaatcggactacactgctcgcactgtatgtttcgtgctgttgATTttaaagaaccagctcataagagtcatttgttcaggaatcggactacactgctcgcactgtatgtttcgtgctgttgATTttaaagaaccagctcataagagtcatttgttcaggaatcggactacactgctcgcactgtatgttttgcgctgttgattcaaaagaaccaactcataagagtcatttgttcaggaatgggACTACACTGCTCgcactgtatgtttcgtgctgttgATTTTAAAGAACAAgctcataaaagtaatttgtttagGAATGGGACTACACCGTGCATGTAGTAGGTTTCGTGAAAGGGgtgggttagggtttgggttaggggtgaCACATAAActaccaccattgtttccttgagtAACACACTTAAACTTGGGTGCTCTTATTAATTTACCGCAAGTCACCATGGATTTAAGCATCAGTTAAATGACATATGTATGTGCTCATTGGTCATCAAATGAGAACACCAGAGCTGTAAGAACATTAGTATTAACCATTCAAACGAGGTCACTGGCAAAGTCAAGGGTCAGCATAGGTTACATATTTTGGTCAATAACAGAATATCAACAATGGAAGTCCAATTGGTTTAGTCATTACTTTAGGTGTTTAATAACAATAATGCAAATGCTGTTTAGAACTCTCTTCAAGTCTGTTATTACTGCTAgtttttaaagtactttatgaCACAAAATAGCAGGCTAGAACAATTCAATACTCAAATTTAGAAAGTAGCTTTGCGGGCATTTGTGTCCTTTCTGTACTTtcccacacacacaacagagaagGACTTTAGTGTAATGTGATGGTAACCTTGCTGATACAGACATCCCTTTATGTTGCGTGTAATCTGAGCTTTCAGTGCCAGCACGAACCCTCTTTCCCCCTGAATGGGCCGCTGTGGTTCGGGCTGCTGTTTCCTGCGCTTTCACTGT comes from the Xyrauchen texanus isolate HMW12.3.18 chromosome 12, RBS_HiC_50CHRs, whole genome shotgun sequence genome and includes:
- the LOC127652782 gene encoding protein Tob1-like yields the protein MQLEIQVALNFVISYLYNKLPRRRVNIFGEELERQLKQKYEGHWYPDKPYKGSGFRCIHVGEKVDPVVEQAAKESGLDIEDVRNNLPQDLSVWIDPFEVSYQIGEKGPVKVLYVDDSNDNGLELDKEIKNSFNPEAQVFMPISEPVGMSPTSSSPSPPFGQSAAVSPTFMRRSTQHLTFTTASFAATKFGSTKMKTNGRNANKVARTSPTNLGLNVNNLLKQKAMSTSMHSLYGVGLAGQQQKPSALSPNAKEFVFPNLQGQGSPSAMFPGETSLSLSPLPYNNAFDVFAAYGGLNEKSLVDSLNFSLSSMQYSNQQFQPVMAN